A single window of Mangifera indica cultivar Alphonso chromosome 18, CATAS_Mindica_2.1, whole genome shotgun sequence DNA harbors:
- the LOC123202336 gene encoding tyrosine-protein phosphatase RLPH2-like, whose amino-acid sequence MSNSKPRTVCCIGDIHGYITKLQNLWTNLETLIDPSDFNSALIIFLGDYCDRGPNTREVIDFLLSLPSKYPSQKHVFLSGNHDLAFAAFVGVLSEPVNGADFKEGWKEYEQNEEREGWFKGEGYERMHLQGRRWGGHIMFKFNSVKGTEYKGSIYDAAPTFESYGVPHGSADLVKAVPDDHKKFLANMVWVHEEDDVCVESEDGIKHCKLIAVHAGLEKEKNVDEQLMFLKARDTGVSKVEALSGRKNVWEIPKELTEKPVIVVSGHHGKLHVEGGRLIIDEGGGYEDRPVAAIVLPSMKILRDTDNLVK is encoded by the exons atgtccaATTCAAAGCCAAGAACGGTATGTTGCATAGGCGATATTCATGGATACATAACAAAGCTCCAAAATCTGTGGACAAATCTTGAAACCCTTATCGACCCATCAGACTTCAACTCTGCTCTCATCATTTTCTTGGGCGATTACTGTGACCGCGGACCAAACACGCGAGAAGTCATAGACTTCTTACTTTCACTGCCCTCAAAATACCCCAGCCAAAAACATGTCTTTCTGTCCGGAAACCATGACCTGGCGTTTGCAGCATTCGTCGGAGTGCTTTCGGAGCCGGTAAATGGGGCGGATTTCAAAGAGGGGTGGAAGGAATATGAACAAAATGAAGAGAGAGAAGGTTGGTTTAAGGGTGAGGGATATGAGAGAATGCATTTGCAAGGAAGGAGATGGGGTGGGCATATtatgtttaagtttaattcTGTTAAGGGGACTGAATATAAGGGCTCTATTTATGATGCTGCTCCAACTTTTGAGTCTTATGGGGTTCCTCATGGCTCTGCTG ATTTGGTTAAGGCGGTACCTGATGACCATAAAAAATTTCTGGCCAATATGGTTTGGGTTCATGAAGAG GATGATGTCTGTGTAGAGTCTGAGGACGGAATTAAACACTGTAAATTAATTGCTGTCCATGCTGGtctagagaaagaaaaaaatgttgatgAGCAATTGATGTTTTTGAAAGCCAGGGACACTGGAGTGTCCAAGGTAGAAGCTCTAAGCGGGAGGAAAAATGTGTGGGAGATACCGAAG GAACTAACTGAGAAACCAGTCATTGTGGTCAGTGGTCACCATGGCAAACTACACGTTGAGGGCGGTCGACTTATTATTGATGAAGGTGGTGGATATGAAGATAGGCCAGTGGCTGCAATAGTGCTTCCCTCAATGAAGATTCTCCGTGATACTGATAATTTGGTGAAATAG